AGCAGCCGCGCGCCGTGGGTGACTGGCCGTGGGCACCGGAAGGCGCGGCGCAGCCGCAGGGGGTGGTCAAGTGACCGCCGCGAGAGCAAGGTTCCCCGTCGGCGTGGTCGTGCTGGCCCTCGTGGGTTGGTTCGCCATCGTGGTCGCGTGGCTGCACCTCGGGCTCGAGCGCCCCGATCACAGCATCAAGGACCACCACCTGCAGCACATGTTCTTCCTGATAGGCGGTGGCCTGTGGGGCGTAGGGCTGGCGCGGCTGCTCGAACGGAGCCGCGGGCGGCGCGAGCGCCAGGGCGCCTGGCTGGTGCCGGCGCTGGTGGCGCCCATGGCGGCCATGTTCATAATGTGGCCCTCCACCTACCCGTACGTGGAGGCGCGCCCGGCGCTGCACATCCTCGAGCACGCGGTCTTCATCGGACTGGGAGTCCTGACCACGTTCGCCGCCTACCAGTACGCCCAGGTCGTGGCGTGGCTCCTCGGCGGTTCCCTGGCCGCCATGGCGTGGGTCGCGGCGTTCTTCTTCGGCGTCACGGCCCCGCCCGACCCGGCGGTGGAGGCCATCCTCAACGCCAAGCCGGCCGTGGTCGCCGGCGCGGGGGACGAGGGGCGGCAGGTGTTCGACCAGGTATGTGCCGCCTGTCACATGGCCACGGGCATGGGCCTGCCAGGAGCGTTCCCGCCCCTCGCCGGGCACTTCCCGGACCTGTTGGCGGCCGATGGTGGGCACGAGTACGCCGCCGGTGTGGTGCTGTTCGGGCTCCAGGGCGCCATCACCGTCGACGGCCAGACCTTCAACAGCCTCATGCCGCCGCAGCAACAGCTCTCCGACGAGCAGATCGCGGCCGTCCTCAACTACGTCGGGAGCGCCTGGGGCAACGAGCCGCCCGCCGGCGCGGCACCGTTCACGGCCGAGGACGTGGCCGCGCAGCGCGCCCGCGGCCTCACCTCCCAACAGGTACAGCAGGCGCGGAGCGAGCTGGCGTTGCCCTGACGCAACCGCGAACGTGCCCGGTGCCCCTCGCGGGCGCCGGGCACGCCGGCTTAATCGCGGCTTAAGGGGCTCCCCCCTAGGCTTCGACGCAGGAGGCAACGATGTCGAAGACCCTAGGCAGAGCGCTCTTCTCGCTCGTCACCCTCGCCCTGATGGCGAGCGGGGCGGCGCAGCACCCCCTGGTCGGCTCGTGGCAGGAGACGGCGATCGGGTTCGTGGTCACGTTCGAGCAGCAGCCCAACGGCCAACTCGCGGGCGTGCTGCAGGGCCAGGACGCCCCGATGCCGCTGAACATCGCCTCCGACCCGCGCGGGGTGCAGGGCACGTTCGTACTCGACGGCCAGACGCTCGGCTTCGCCGCCCAGCTCCAGGCCGACGACACCACGCTCCTCATCTGGCTCTACGAGGTCGATGGCGCCGGCCAAGCCATCCAGACCAGCTACGAGCAGTACA
Above is a window of Trueperaceae bacterium DNA encoding:
- a CDS encoding cytochrome c; this translates as MAWVAAFFFGVTAPPDPAVEAILNAKPAVVAGAGDEGRQVFDQVCAACHMATGMGLPGAFPPLAGHFPDLLAADGGHEYAAGVVLFGLQGAITVDGQTFNSLMPPQQQLSDEQIAAVLNYVGSAWGNEPPAGAAPFTAEDVAAQRARGLTSQQVQQARSELALP